The Hydrogenophaga crocea genome contains a region encoding:
- a CDS encoding class I SAM-dependent methyltransferase, producing MHAMSRSCPPSPSKPLLPRLPARPAGERPLHTSLSPRISRELAEQRYDRQTGAVSTELVQRTSRNLATGKTPAVRLPDEDLVASLPPGAQAIDFGIADGQCLPAFLKRQVHVTGIDQDAAAITTLQRHWGQHPDAQRLRFVVGSSLRAAPFDDGAVDYVRLCNVLPYLSDAALRETLQQARDLLRPSGRIFATLYHRAQTSEWGRRHSVAEALALAPDGLRCRLHGVHYEAYGRNQLLLPDGARHSSGFTGMRLDSTGGAGAVPAAQVDREIGLAARMLDEDGAEFLVIRVCLVLGRAGPVEDPVAFAEYRPH from the coding sequence ATGCACGCCATGAGCCGGAGCTGTCCGCCGTCACCCTCCAAGCCGCTGCTGCCGCGGCTGCCTGCACGCCCGGCCGGCGAGCGGCCGCTGCACACGAGCCTGAGCCCGCGCATCAGCCGCGAGCTGGCCGAGCAGCGCTACGACCGCCAGACCGGCGCGGTCAGCACCGAGCTCGTGCAGCGCACCAGCCGCAACCTCGCCACCGGCAAGACACCCGCGGTGCGCCTGCCCGACGAAGACCTGGTGGCCTCGCTGCCGCCCGGCGCGCAGGCGATCGACTTCGGCATTGCCGACGGGCAATGCCTGCCGGCCTTTCTCAAGCGGCAGGTGCACGTCACCGGCATCGACCAGGACGCCGCGGCCATCACCACGCTGCAGCGCCACTGGGGCCAGCACCCCGACGCGCAGCGGCTGCGCTTCGTGGTGGGCAGCAGCCTGAGGGCCGCGCCCTTCGACGACGGCGCCGTGGACTACGTGCGCCTGTGCAACGTGCTGCCCTACCTGAGCGACGCGGCGCTGCGCGAAACCCTGCAGCAGGCGCGCGACCTGTTGCGGCCTTCGGGGCGCATCTTCGCCACGCTGTACCACCGCGCGCAAACCAGCGAATGGGGCCGCCGCCACAGCGTGGCCGAGGCGCTGGCGCTCGCGCCCGACGGCCTGCGCTGCCGGCTGCACGGTGTGCACTACGAGGCCTATGGGCGCAACCAGTTGCTGCTGCCCGACGGCGCACGCCACAGCTCGGGCTTCACCGGCATGCGCCTGGACAGCACCGGCGGCGCCGGCGCCGTGCCCGCAGCCCAGGTGGACCGGGAGATCGGTCTGGCCGCGCGCATGCTCGACGAGGACGGCGCCGAGTTTCTCGTGATCCGCGTGTGCCTGGTGCTGGGCCGGGCCGGGCCGGTCGAAGACCCGGTGGCCTTCGCCGAGTACCGGCCCCACTAG
- a CDS encoding NAD(P)H-dependent oxidoreductase, with translation MNTLAIVFHSAHGHTEHIARQVAAGATATGAVIVDLLDVDTLTREPRRLTAYDGIVMGSPTYLGGVSGPFKTFMDATGRLWREQALQGRLAAGFTVSSLPAGDKQSTLLSMFVFAMQHGMWWVGNPILPEQHSGVPYEEAANRLGSWSGLMAQAGHASPADAFAPGDLKTARLFGAHVAHSLQRLAHSRPVRNATTNPEMSA, from the coding sequence ATGAACACCCTCGCCATCGTTTTTCACAGCGCCCACGGGCACACCGAACACATCGCGCGCCAGGTCGCGGCCGGCGCCACCGCCACCGGCGCTGTGATCGTCGATCTGCTCGACGTGGACACGCTCACCCGCGAGCCCCGACGGCTCACCGCCTACGACGGCATCGTGATGGGCTCGCCCACCTACCTGGGCGGCGTGTCGGGGCCGTTCAAGACCTTCATGGACGCCACGGGCCGCCTGTGGCGCGAGCAGGCGCTGCAGGGGCGGCTGGCCGCCGGCTTCACCGTGTCTTCGCTGCCCGCGGGCGACAAGCAGTCCACACTGCTGTCCATGTTCGTGTTCGCCATGCAGCACGGCATGTGGTGGGTGGGCAACCCCATCCTGCCCGAGCAGCACAGCGGCGTGCCCTACGAGGAAGCCGCCAACCGCCTTGGGTCGTGGTCGGGCCTCATGGCGCAGGCGGGGCATGCCTCGCCGGCCGACGCCTTTGCACCCGGCGATTTGAAAACCGCGCGTCTGTTCGGCGCCCATGTGGCGCACAGCCTTCAGCGGCTGGCACACTCGCGCCCCGTTCGCAATGCCACCACCAACCCGGAGATGTCCGCATGA
- a CDS encoding DUF2938 domain-containing protein — protein sequence MPLLSDPGRIVLIGLGATAAMDAWLLLLTRFGQPFAGFGLIGRWVGHMRHGRFAHPAIARAAPVPGEQALGWLTHYTVGVAYAVLLVLWQGDGWLQRPSWPPALAFGLLTVAAPFLLMQPAMGAGIAASKTPQPGANRLRSLANHTVFGAGLFFSAALLERICP from the coding sequence ATGCCCCTGCTTTCCGACCCCGGCCGGATCGTGCTCATCGGCCTCGGCGCCACCGCCGCCATGGACGCCTGGCTGCTGCTGCTCACGCGCTTCGGCCAGCCGTTCGCGGGCTTCGGCCTGATCGGCCGTTGGGTGGGCCACATGCGCCACGGCCGCTTTGCCCACCCCGCCATCGCACGCGCAGCGCCGGTACCCGGCGAACAGGCGCTCGGCTGGCTCACCCACTACACGGTGGGCGTGGCCTATGCGGTGCTGCTGGTGCTGTGGCAAGGCGATGGCTGGCTGCAGCGGCCGTCGTGGCCGCCGGCACTGGCCTTCGGCCTGCTCACGGTCGCCGCGCCGTTCCTGCTGATGCAGCCTGCCATGGGCGCCGGCATCGCGGCCTCGAAAACCCCTCAGCCTGGCGCCAACCGCCTGCGCAGCCTGGCCAACCACACCGTCTTCGGCGCCGGTCTTTTCTTCAGCGCCGCCCTCCTCGAAAGGATCTGCCCATGA
- a CDS encoding DUF2798 domain-containing protein, which yields MKLPQRWAPTLFGFILSGLMSLLVSGIATARATGLDAAFPGAWASAWLSSWAVAFPVALVVAPLTRRLVTRLTAG from the coding sequence ATGAAACTGCCCCAGCGATGGGCGCCCACCCTGTTCGGCTTCATCCTGTCGGGGCTGATGTCCCTGCTGGTCTCGGGCATCGCCACGGCACGCGCCACGGGTCTGGACGCGGCCTTCCCCGGCGCGTGGGCCAGCGCCTGGCTGTCCTCGTGGGCGGTGGCCTTCCCCGTGGCGCTGGTGGTGGCGCCGCTCACGCGGCGCCTGGTGACTCGCCTGACGGCGGGCTGA
- a CDS encoding crotonase/enoyl-CoA hydratase family protein, whose protein sequence is MPIQTNDLTIELRGDEEQIALITLNRPTKRNALNDGLVLAIRDIFQGMPHSVRAAVIHGNGDHFCAGLDLSELSERNAAAGVHHSRMWHHALDQVERGPVPVVAALHGAVVGGGLELASACHIRVADASAFFALPEGSRGIFVGGGGSVRIPRLIGAARMADMMFTGRVLGAEEGERVGLAQYLVPQGTALEKALELATRIASNAPLTNYALMQALPRIADQTADHGFFTEALISAIVQDAPEAKARVREFLEGRGPKVKKQ, encoded by the coding sequence ATGCCCATCCAGACCAACGACCTGACGATCGAATTGCGCGGTGACGAAGAGCAGATCGCGCTCATCACCCTGAACCGCCCGACCAAGCGCAACGCCCTCAACGACGGCCTGGTGCTGGCCATCCGCGACATTTTCCAGGGCATGCCGCACAGCGTGCGCGCCGCGGTCATCCACGGCAACGGCGACCACTTCTGCGCCGGCCTCGACCTGTCGGAGCTGAGCGAGCGCAACGCCGCCGCCGGCGTGCACCACTCGCGCATGTGGCACCACGCGCTCGACCAGGTCGAACGTGGTCCCGTGCCCGTGGTGGCCGCGCTGCACGGCGCGGTGGTGGGCGGCGGCCTCGAACTCGCGAGCGCCTGCCACATCCGCGTGGCCGACGCCTCGGCCTTCTTCGCGCTGCCCGAAGGCTCGCGCGGCATCTTCGTGGGCGGCGGCGGCTCGGTGCGCATTCCGCGCCTGATCGGCGCCGCGCGCATGGCCGACATGATGTTCACCGGCCGCGTGCTGGGCGCCGAAGAAGGCGAACGCGTGGGCCTGGCGCAGTACCTGGTGCCGCAGGGCACGGCGCTGGAGAAGGCGCTCGAACTCGCCACGCGCATCGCCAGCAACGCCCCGCTCACCAACTACGCGCTCATGCAGGCGCTGCCGCGCATCGCCGACCAGACCGCCGACCACGGCTTCTTCACCGAAGCCCTGATCTCGGCCATCGTGCAGGACGCGCCCGAGGCCAAGGCGCGCGTGCGCGAATTCCTCGAAGGCCGCGGGCCCAAGGTGAAAAAACAATGA
- a CDS encoding aromatic ring-hydroxylating dioxygenase subunit alpha: MNTTPNHFPLNAWYAAAYDVEVGRSLLARTVCNQKLVLYRQTGGRVAALEDACWHRLLPLSMGRLEGDEVVCGYHGLVFNAEGRCTHMPSQETLNPSACVRRFPVAEKHRFVWIWPGDPALADEALIPDLHWNHDPEWAGDGKMIRVKCDYRLVIDNLMDLTHETFVHGSSIGNRAVAEAPFVATHGDRTATVTRWMENIEAPPFWAGQIQQARGYQGPVDRWQIIRFEAPCTVAIDVGVAPAGSGALPRDGGDRSRGVNGMVLNTITPETDNTCLYFWAFARNYCLGEQRLTHQLREGVAGIFREDEFVLEAQQKAIEEHPDHKFYNLNIDAGAMWARRLIDRMVDAERGTPGSTVLPIRRAG; the protein is encoded by the coding sequence ATGAACACCACCCCCAACCACTTTCCGCTCAACGCCTGGTACGCCGCCGCCTACGACGTGGAGGTCGGCCGCAGCCTGCTCGCGCGCACGGTCTGCAACCAGAAACTGGTGCTCTACCGCCAGACCGGCGGCCGCGTGGCCGCGCTCGAAGACGCCTGCTGGCACCGGCTGCTGCCGCTGTCCATGGGCCGGCTCGAGGGCGACGAGGTGGTCTGTGGCTACCACGGCCTGGTGTTCAACGCCGAGGGCCGCTGCACCCACATGCCGAGCCAGGAAACGCTCAACCCCTCGGCCTGCGTGCGGCGCTTTCCGGTGGCCGAGAAGCACCGCTTCGTGTGGATCTGGCCCGGCGACCCGGCGCTGGCCGACGAAGCCCTGATCCCCGACCTGCACTGGAACCACGACCCCGAGTGGGCGGGTGACGGCAAGATGATCCGCGTGAAGTGCGACTACCGGCTGGTGATCGACAACCTCATGGACCTCACGCACGAGACCTTCGTGCACGGCAGCAGCATCGGCAACCGCGCGGTGGCCGAGGCGCCCTTCGTGGCCACGCACGGCGATCGCACCGCCACCGTCACGCGCTGGATGGAGAACATCGAGGCGCCGCCGTTCTGGGCCGGCCAGATCCAGCAGGCGCGCGGCTACCAGGGGCCGGTGGACCGCTGGCAGATCATCCGCTTCGAAGCGCCGTGCACGGTGGCGATCGACGTCGGCGTGGCGCCCGCGGGCAGCGGCGCGCTGCCGCGCGACGGCGGCGACCGCAGCCGGGGCGTCAATGGCATGGTGCTCAACACCATCACGCCCGAGACCGACAACACCTGCCTGTACTTCTGGGCCTTCGCGCGCAACTACTGCCTGGGCGAGCAGCGCCTGACGCACCAGCTGCGCGAGGGCGTGGCCGGCATCTTCCGCGAAGACGAGTTCGTGCTCGAAGCGCAGCAGAAGGCGATCGAGGAACACCCCGACCACAAGTTCTACAACCTCAACATCGACGCCGGCGCGATGTGGGCGCGGCGCCTGATCGACCGGATGGTGGACGCCGAGCGCGGCACGCCGGGCTCCACCGTCCTCCCCATCCGCCGCGCGGGCTGA
- a CDS encoding GntR family transcriptional regulator, whose amino-acid sequence MAPQVLADGVPESAQVRALLQLRELILSGELAGGSRIAELAIVERLGVSRTPVRAALLRLEQEGLLRALPGGGYVVETFSERDIADAIELRGTLEGLLARLAAERGAPAAVLTEARGVLARIDAVLATPTLDDEAFSDYVALNSRFHVLLAEMADSPTVERQLERVCALPFASPSGFVLAEAESTQARDMLIVAQDQHRQVLDAIERRESARAEAILREHSRLAQRNLRAVLAGHTQGQAHAAMPALKLIRRR is encoded by the coding sequence ATGGCCCCCCAAGTCCTGGCCGATGGCGTGCCCGAAAGCGCCCAGGTGCGTGCGCTGCTGCAGCTGCGCGAGCTGATCCTCTCGGGCGAGCTCGCGGGCGGCTCGCGCATCGCCGAGCTCGCCATCGTCGAGCGCCTGGGCGTGTCGCGCACGCCGGTGCGCGCCGCGCTGCTGCGGCTCGAACAGGAAGGCCTGCTGCGCGCGCTGCCCGGCGGCGGTTATGTGGTCGAGACCTTTTCCGAGCGCGACATCGCCGACGCCATCGAGCTGCGCGGCACGCTCGAAGGCCTGCTGGCGCGGCTCGCGGCCGAGCGCGGCGCGCCAGCGGCCGTGCTCACCGAAGCGCGCGGCGTGCTCGCGCGCATCGACGCCGTGCTCGCCACGCCCACGCTCGACGACGAGGCCTTCTCCGACTACGTGGCGCTCAACAGCCGCTTTCACGTGCTGCTGGCCGAGATGGCCGACAGCCCCACGGTGGAGCGCCAGCTCGAACGCGTGTGCGCGCTGCCCTTCGCCTCGCCCTCGGGCTTCGTGCTCGCCGAGGCCGAATCGACCCAGGCGCGCGACATGCTCATCGTCGCGCAGGACCAGCACCGCCAGGTGCTCGACGCCATCGAACGCCGCGAGAGCGCGCGCGCCGAGGCCATCCTGCGCGAGCACTCGCGGCTGGCGCAGCGCAACCTGCGCGCCGTGCTCGCGGGCCACACCCAGGGGCAGGCGCACGCCGCCATGCCCGCGCTCAAACTCATCCGCCGCCGCTGA
- a CDS encoding amidohydrolase family protein translates to MDHQNLVAIDIHTHAEVSCWNPFDNYGEEYDRAADKYFGNSRRPTIAETIAYYREKKIGLVMFTVDSESKLGRRRIPNEEIAQAARENSDMMIAFASIDPHKGKMGAREAERLIKEEGVKGFKFHPTVQGYHPYDKMAWPIYEVINAHKLPAIFHTGHSGIGSGMRCGGGLRLEYSNPMHLDDVAIDFPDMQIVMAHPSFPWQDEALSVATHKPNVWIDLSGWSPKYFPKQLVQYANTLLKDRVLFGSDYPLITPERWMKDFEVAGFKPEVMPGILKGNAVRLLGLA, encoded by the coding sequence GTGGACCATCAGAACCTGGTCGCCATCGACATCCACACCCACGCCGAAGTGAGCTGCTGGAACCCCTTCGACAACTACGGCGAGGAGTACGACCGCGCGGCCGACAAGTACTTCGGCAACAGCCGCCGGCCCACCATCGCCGAGACCATCGCCTACTACCGCGAGAAGAAGATCGGCCTGGTGATGTTCACCGTGGACAGCGAGAGCAAGCTCGGGCGCCGCCGCATCCCGAACGAAGAGATCGCGCAGGCCGCGCGCGAGAACAGCGACATGATGATCGCCTTCGCGAGCATCGACCCGCACAAGGGCAAGATGGGTGCGCGCGAGGCCGAGCGGCTGATCAAGGAGGAAGGCGTCAAAGGCTTCAAGTTCCACCCCACGGTGCAGGGCTACCACCCCTACGACAAGATGGCCTGGCCGATCTACGAGGTGATCAACGCGCACAAGCTGCCGGCCATCTTCCACACCGGCCACAGCGGCATCGGCTCGGGCATGCGCTGCGGCGGCGGCCTGCGGCTCGAGTACAGCAACCCCATGCACCTCGACGACGTGGCGATCGACTTCCCCGACATGCAGATCGTGATGGCGCACCCCAGCTTCCCGTGGCAGGACGAGGCGCTCTCGGTGGCCACGCACAAGCCCAATGTGTGGATCGACCTCAGCGGCTGGAGCCCCAAGTACTTCCCCAAGCAGCTCGTGCAGTACGCCAACACGCTGCTGAAGGACCGCGTGCTGTTCGGCAGCGACTACCCGCTGATCACGCCCGAGCGCTGGATGAAGGACTTCGAGGTCGCCGGCTTCAAGCCCGAAGTGATGCCCGGCATCCTCAAGGGCAACGCCGTGCGCCTGCTCGGCCTGGCCTGA
- a CDS encoding TRAP transporter substrate-binding protein, producing the protein MTALSRRRALTAAAALGASAVAGKAFAQQTVTLRLHQFLPPSATIPARAIVPWAQKLEAESGGRLKLQLFHSMSMGGSPPQLFDQARDGVVDMVWTVLGYTPGRFNKAEVFELPFMSGKAEPASRAFHEFVQTHAADEFRQVHLLAAHTHGPGLFHSKFPISGLDSLKGKKVRGGSRVINNMLLKLGATPVGMPVPAVTEALTKGVLDATTIPWEVTPSLKIADLVKHHTTFAGPTGLFTQTFALVMNRNSYDKLPADLKAVLDKNSGVEAAAFFGRAMDEGDKAGLEVAQKAGNSIVTLNAAETQRWKSTAAAVEADWIKEVKAKGIDGAKLVADARALIAKHTG; encoded by the coding sequence ATGACCGCTCTGAGCCGTCGCCGTGCCCTCACGGCCGCCGCTGCATTGGGTGCCAGCGCCGTTGCTGGCAAGGCCTTCGCCCAGCAAACCGTGACGCTGCGCCTGCACCAGTTCCTGCCCCCGAGCGCGACCATCCCCGCGCGCGCCATCGTGCCCTGGGCCCAGAAGCTCGAAGCCGAATCGGGCGGCCGCCTCAAGCTGCAGCTGTTCCATTCCATGTCCATGGGCGGCTCGCCGCCGCAGCTGTTCGACCAGGCGCGCGACGGCGTGGTCGACATGGTGTGGACCGTGCTCGGCTACACGCCGGGCCGCTTCAACAAGGCCGAGGTGTTCGAACTGCCCTTCATGAGCGGCAAGGCCGAGCCGGCCTCGCGCGCCTTCCACGAGTTCGTGCAGACCCACGCCGCCGACGAGTTCCGCCAGGTGCACCTGCTGGCCGCACACACCCACGGCCCGGGCCTGTTCCACAGCAAGTTCCCCATCAGCGGCCTCGACAGCCTCAAGGGCAAGAAGGTGCGCGGCGGCTCGCGCGTGATCAACAACATGCTGCTCAAGCTGGGCGCCACGCCCGTGGGCATGCCGGTGCCGGCGGTGACCGAGGCGCTCACCAAGGGCGTGCTCGACGCCACCACCATCCCCTGGGAGGTGACGCCCTCGCTCAAGATTGCCGATCTGGTGAAGCACCACACCACCTTCGCCGGCCCCACCGGCCTGTTCACCCAGACCTTTGCGCTGGTGATGAACCGCAACAGCTACGACAAGCTGCCCGCCGACCTCAAGGCCGTGCTCGACAAGAACTCGGGCGTGGAGGCCGCGGCCTTCTTCGGCCGTGCCATGGACGAGGGCGACAAGGCGGGCCTGGAGGTGGCGCAGAAGGCGGGCAACAGCATCGTCACGCTCAACGCCGCCGAGACCCAGCGCTGGAAGTCCACCGCCGCGGCGGTCGAGGCCGACTGGATCAAGGAAGTGAAGGCCAAGGGCATCGACGGCGCGAAACTCGTGGCCGACGCGCGCGCGCTGATCGCCAAGCACACGGGCTGA
- a CDS encoding feruloyl-CoA synthase: protein MSAARPPEGARAAARSAQAPSSGAPRYRALAFGITEAELRHTADGTAYLKAVQPLQPYPDRLTDRLVHWAQVAPDRTFMARRARMADGSTGDWVHLSYAQALDAARSIGQALLDRGLSAERPVLIASENDLEHAQIALGCLYAGIPWAPASPAYSLVSQDYDKLRHLVNTLTPGLVYAADAPRYERALLATLGPEVEIVTGSGSVPGRATTSFAALRATRPTPAVDAAMRATGPDTITKFLFTSGSTKLPKAVINTQRMWCANQQQMAQSMPVLADPDTPPVLLDWLPWNHTFGGNHNVGLTLMHGGTLYIDDGKPTPALIGETLRNLREIAPTVYFNVPTGFEAIANAMKTDAVLRKNLLSRVRMFFYAGAALAQPVWDTLHAVQEQEVGERIVMGTGLGMTESGPFGLYITRPEVKSGDLGLPAAGLELKLVPSGDKTEVRYRGPNITPGYWRSPEATAEAFDDEGFFCTGDAVAWIDPARPNLGLRFDGRIAEDFKLATGTFVSVGPLRAKIIAAGAPFVQDAVITGLNEKEVGAMLFTTGAVRTLAPGLSADAPLAEVLVQPPVLAHFQRVLNDLAAQATGSANRVARLILLAEPPSIDKGEVTDKGSINQRAVLKHRAELVAALHAGTAPNTLLPPAKN, encoded by the coding sequence ATGAGCGCCGCACGGCCGCCCGAAGGCGCTCGCGCCGCAGCGCGCAGCGCGCAGGCTCCATCCAGCGGGGCGCCGCGCTACCGCGCGCTCGCCTTCGGCATCACCGAGGCCGAGCTGCGCCACACCGCCGACGGCACGGCCTACCTCAAGGCCGTGCAGCCGCTGCAGCCCTACCCCGATCGCCTCACCGACCGCCTCGTGCACTGGGCGCAGGTGGCGCCCGATCGCACGTTCATGGCGCGCCGCGCGCGCATGGCCGACGGCAGCACCGGCGACTGGGTGCACCTGAGCTACGCGCAGGCGCTCGACGCCGCGCGCAGCATCGGCCAGGCCCTGCTCGACCGCGGCCTGAGCGCCGAGCGCCCGGTGCTGATCGCCAGCGAGAACGACCTCGAACACGCGCAGATCGCGCTCGGCTGCCTCTACGCCGGCATTCCCTGGGCCCCGGCCTCGCCCGCCTACTCGCTGGTGAGCCAGGACTACGACAAGCTGCGCCACCTGGTGAACACGCTCACGCCCGGCCTGGTCTACGCGGCCGACGCGCCGCGCTACGAGCGCGCCCTGCTCGCCACGCTCGGGCCCGAGGTCGAGATCGTCACCGGCAGCGGCAGCGTGCCCGGCCGCGCCACCACCAGCTTCGCGGCCCTGCGCGCCACGCGCCCCACGCCCGCGGTGGACGCCGCCATGCGCGCCACCGGGCCCGACACCATCACCAAGTTCCTGTTCACCTCGGGCTCGACCAAGCTGCCCAAGGCGGTCATCAACACCCAGCGCATGTGGTGCGCCAACCAGCAGCAGATGGCGCAGAGCATGCCGGTGCTGGCCGACCCCGACACGCCCCCGGTGCTGCTCGACTGGCTGCCCTGGAACCACACCTTCGGCGGCAACCACAACGTCGGCCTCACGCTGATGCACGGCGGCACGCTCTACATCGACGACGGCAAGCCCACGCCCGCGCTCATCGGCGAGACCCTGCGCAACCTGCGCGAGATCGCGCCCACCGTGTACTTCAACGTGCCCACGGGCTTCGAGGCGATCGCCAACGCCATGAAGACCGACGCGGTGCTGCGCAAGAACCTGCTGAGCCGCGTGCGCATGTTCTTCTACGCCGGCGCCGCGCTCGCGCAGCCGGTGTGGGACACGCTGCACGCGGTGCAGGAGCAGGAGGTCGGCGAGCGCATCGTGATGGGCACCGGCCTGGGCATGACCGAGTCGGGCCCCTTCGGCCTCTACATCACGCGGCCCGAGGTGAAGTCGGGCGACCTTGGCCTGCCCGCGGCGGGCCTGGAGCTCAAGCTCGTGCCCAGCGGCGACAAGACCGAGGTGCGCTACCGCGGCCCCAACATCACGCCCGGCTACTGGCGCAGCCCTGAAGCAACAGCCGAGGCCTTCGACGACGAAGGCTTCTTCTGCACCGGCGACGCCGTGGCCTGGATCGACCCCGCGCGCCCCAACCTGGGCCTGCGCTTCGACGGCCGCATCGCCGAAGACTTCAAGCTCGCCACCGGCACCTTCGTGAGCGTGGGCCCGCTGCGCGCGAAGATCATCGCGGCCGGCGCGCCCTTCGTGCAGGACGCGGTCATCACCGGCCTGAACGAGAAAGAAGTGGGCGCCATGCTGTTCACCACCGGCGCGGTGCGCACGCTCGCGCCCGGCCTGAGCGCCGACGCGCCGCTGGCCGAGGTGCTGGTGCAGCCGCCGGTGCTCGCGCACTTCCAGCGGGTGCTCAACGACCTGGCCGCGCAGGCCACCGGCAGCGCCAACCGCGTGGCGCGTCTGATCCTGCTCGCCGAGCCGCCCAGCATCGACAAGGGCGAGGTCACCGACAAAGGCTCGATCAACCAGCGCGCCGTGCTCAAGCACCGCGCCGAGCTCGTGGCCGCGCTGCATGCCGGCACCGCGCCGAACACCCTGCTTCCCCCTGCCAAGAACTGA
- a CDS encoding helix-turn-helix domain-containing protein has protein sequence MDISEVAKRSGVPASALRYYERRGLIRSLAPEGQRRRFAPAVLEQLSLIALGQAAGFSLDEIRQLFTAGGAAAIDRQVLAAKADELERMVRRLKAMIDGLRHAAICPAPSHAECPSFQKLLKAAASGALERRTRARAGTGTGSETG, from the coding sequence ATGGACATCTCGGAAGTCGCCAAACGCTCGGGCGTGCCGGCGTCGGCATTGCGCTACTACGAACGGCGCGGGCTGATCCGCTCGCTCGCGCCCGAAGGCCAGCGCCGCCGCTTCGCGCCGGCGGTGCTGGAGCAGTTGTCGTTGATCGCGCTGGGGCAGGCGGCGGGCTTTTCGCTCGACGAGATCCGCCAGCTGTTCACCGCGGGCGGCGCGGCGGCCATCGACCGCCAGGTGCTGGCCGCCAAGGCCGACGAACTCGAGCGCATGGTGCGCCGCTTGAAAGCCATGATCGACGGCCTGCGCCACGCGGCCATCTGCCCGGCACCCAGCCATGCCGAGTGCCCGTCGTTCCAGAAGCTGCTCAAGGCGGCCGCGAGCGGCGCGCTCGAGCGCCGGACGCGCGCACGCGCGGGCACGGGCACGGGCTCGGAAACGGGCTGA
- a CDS encoding 5-methyltetrahydropteroyltriglutamate--homocysteine S-methyltransferase codes for MSLNPPFRADHVGSFLRPAYLLQAREQKAKGEITAAQLREVEDRAITEIVKFQADVGLQSITDGEFRRTYFHIDFLEQLGGVKTDIPVTIRKPDGTEELAPPVIRVIDKVRHAKNIQLADFQYLQAQVKALGLPGLLPKVTIPSPTMLHFRGGRAGISKDAYPELDPAFYDDVAQAYADELQSLADAGCTYVQMDDTNMAYLCDEKMREAARQRGDDPNELPHRYASFINKVVDRKPKGMTLAMHLCRGNFKSTHAAAGNYEPVAEALLSEMRLDAFFLEYDDDRSGDFRPLRFLGKGKTVVLGLVTTKFGQLESKDDLKRRIDEAAKYAPLEQLCLSPQCGFSSTVHGNNIAVEDQRKKLALVVETAREVWGG; via the coding sequence ATGAGCCTGAACCCCCCGTTCCGCGCCGACCACGTCGGCAGCTTTCTGCGCCCCGCCTACCTGCTGCAGGCGCGCGAACAGAAGGCCAAGGGCGAGATCACGGCGGCGCAGCTGCGCGAGGTCGAGGACCGCGCGATCACCGAGATCGTGAAATTCCAGGCCGACGTCGGCCTGCAGTCGATCACCGACGGCGAGTTCCGCCGCACCTACTTCCACATCGACTTCCTCGAGCAGCTCGGCGGCGTGAAGACCGACATCCCGGTCACCATCCGCAAGCCCGACGGCACCGAGGAACTGGCCCCGCCCGTGATCCGCGTGATCGACAAGGTGCGCCACGCCAAGAACATCCAGCTCGCCGACTTCCAGTACCTGCAGGCGCAGGTGAAGGCGCTGGGCCTGCCCGGCCTGTTGCCCAAGGTGACCATCCCCTCGCCCACCATGCTGCACTTCCGCGGCGGCCGCGCGGGCATCAGCAAGGACGCCTACCCCGAGCTCGACCCGGCCTTCTACGACGACGTGGCCCAGGCCTACGCGGACGAGCTGCAGAGCCTGGCCGACGCCGGCTGCACCTACGTGCAGATGGACGACACCAACATGGCCTACCTGTGCGACGAGAAGATGCGCGAGGCCGCCCGCCAGCGCGGTGACGACCCCAACGAGCTGCCGCACCGCTACGCCAGCTTCATCAACAAGGTGGTCGACCGCAAGCCCAAGGGCATGACCCTGGCCATGCACCTGTGCCGCGGCAACTTCAAGAGCACGCACGCGGCGGCCGGCAACTACGAACCCGTGGCCGAGGCCCTGCTGTCCGAGATGCGGCTCGACGCCTTCTTCCTCGAGTACGACGACGACCGCTCGGGCGACTTCCGCCCCCTGCGCTTCCTGGGCAAGGGCAAGACCGTGGTGCTGGGCCTGGTCACCACCAAGTTCGGCCAGCTCGAAAGCAAGGACGACCTCAAGCGCCGCATCGACGAGGCCGCGAAGTACGCGCCGCTGGAGCAGCTCTGCCTGTCGCCGCAGTGCGGCTTCTCGAGCACGGTGCACGGCAACAACATCGCCGTGGAAGACCAGCGCAAGAAGCTCGCGCTGGTGGTGGAAACGGCGCGCGAGGTCTGGGGCGGCTGA